The following proteins are encoded in a genomic region of Sander lucioperca isolate FBNREF2018 chromosome 23, SLUC_FBN_1.2, whole genome shotgun sequence:
- the pdss1 gene encoding decaprenyl-diphosphate synthase subunit 1 isoform X1: MACPWLRQCRRWSANCTSTSLFETLWHCNGRAAFSTSSLGQRSWSSVPGNEGPPPALPTQIHAKTNFTTSLTRHKSQLLNPTLQPRCCRKTVHSDAKLKDPFTLAQKDLTNLYDDIRKELFVSKEELKSLCDYYFDGKGKAIRPLIVVLMARALNIHSNRSGDLIPGQRHVAMITEMIHTASLVHDDVIDGSDKRRGKSTINEVWGEKKAILAGDFILSVASMAMARIGNNTVVKVFAQVIEDLVRGEFMQLGSKENENERFKHYLEKTFKKTASLIANSCKAVSVLVNSDPEVHEIAYQYGRNVGIAFQLVDDVLDFTSGTNQLGKPSAADLKLGLATGPVLFACQQFPELHSMIMRRFSLKGDIERAWQFVFQSDGVQQTEYLAKRYGQEAVRQISRLRPSAERDALISLTEMVLTRDK; the protein is encoded by the exons ATGGCGTGCCCGTGGTTGAGGCAGTGCAGAAGGTGGAGTGCAAACTGTACGAGCACGAGTTTGTTTGAAACCTTGTGGCATTGTAATGGCAGGGCTGCGTTCTCTACATCCTCTTTGGGGCAGAGATCCTGGAGCTCCGTACCGGGGAATGAG GGGCCACCACCAGCACTACCAACACAGATACACGCCAAAACTAACTTTACCACATCTCTCACCAG ACACAAGTCACAGTTGCTGAATCCCACACTACAGCCTCGCTGTTGCAGAAAGACTGTACACAGTGACGCAAAGCTGAAGGACCCCTTCACATTAGCCCAGAAAGATTTAACTAATTTATATGATGACATCAGAAAG GAGCTATTTGTATCCAAAGAAGAGCTGAAGTCTCTATGTGACTACTACTTTGATGGAAAGGGCAAGGCCATCCGACCATTGATAGTTGTCCTGATGGCCCGGGCACTCAACATCCACAGCAACAGATCCGG AGATTTGATCCCAGGGCAGAGGCACGTAGCTATGATCACAGAAATGATCCACACTGCCAGCCTGGTGCATGACGACGTCATAGATGGATCAGATAAACGAAGAGGAAAGAGTACCATCAATGAAGTGTGGGGTGAAAAAAAG GCCATCTTGGCTGGAGATTTCATCCTCTCAGTTGCCTCCATGGCCATGGCTCGTATTGGTAACAACACAGTGGTAAAAGTGTTCGCCCAGGTGATTGAGGATCTGGTTCGAG GTGAATTTATGCAGCTGGGCTCAAAAGAGAACGAGAACGAGAGATTCAAACACTACCTCGAGAAAACTTTCAAGAAGACAGCGAGTCTTATTGCAAACAGTTGTAAAGCA GTATCCGTTCTGGTAAATTCTGATCCTGAAGTTCATGAAATAGCCTACCAGTATGGTAGGAATGTTGGCATTGCATTTCAG CTGGTGGATGATGTCTTGGACTTCACCTCAGGGACCAATCAGCTGGGGAAGCCCTCGGCTGCAGATCTCAAACTGGGCTTGGCCACTGGACCGGTCCTGTTTGCTTGTCAACAA TTTCCTGAGCTCCATTCAATGATCATGAGGCGTTTCAGCTTAAAAGGAGACATAGAACGAGCCTGGCAATTCGTCTTTCAG AGCGATGGCGTGCAACAGACCGAATACTTGGCCAAGCGCTACGGTCAGGAGGCCGTGAGGCAGATCAGTAGGCTCAGGCCGTCGGCAGAGAGAGACGCGCTCATCAGCCTTACTGAGATGGTGCTTACCAGAGACAAGTGA
- the pdss1 gene encoding decaprenyl-diphosphate synthase subunit 1 isoform X2, with protein MAGLRSLHPLWGRDPGAPYRGMRHKSQLLNPTLQPRCCRKTVHSDAKLKDPFTLAQKDLTNLYDDIRKELFVSKEELKSLCDYYFDGKGKAIRPLIVVLMARALNIHSNRSGDLIPGQRHVAMITEMIHTASLVHDDVIDGSDKRRGKSTINEVWGEKKAILAGDFILSVASMAMARIGNNTVVKVFAQVIEDLVRGEFMQLGSKENENERFKHYLEKTFKKTASLIANSCKAVSVLVNSDPEVHEIAYQYGRNVGIAFQLVDDVLDFTSGTNQLGKPSAADLKLGLATGPVLFACQQFPELHSMIMRRFSLKGDIERAWQFVFQSDGVQQTEYLAKRYGQEAVRQISRLRPSAERDALISLTEMVLTRDK; from the exons ATGGCAGGGCTGCGTTCTCTACATCCTCTTTGGGGCAGAGATCCTGGAGCTCCGTACCGGGGAATGAG ACACAAGTCACAGTTGCTGAATCCCACACTACAGCCTCGCTGTTGCAGAAAGACTGTACACAGTGACGCAAAGCTGAAGGACCCCTTCACATTAGCCCAGAAAGATTTAACTAATTTATATGATGACATCAGAAAG GAGCTATTTGTATCCAAAGAAGAGCTGAAGTCTCTATGTGACTACTACTTTGATGGAAAGGGCAAGGCCATCCGACCATTGATAGTTGTCCTGATGGCCCGGGCACTCAACATCCACAGCAACAGATCCGG AGATTTGATCCCAGGGCAGAGGCACGTAGCTATGATCACAGAAATGATCCACACTGCCAGCCTGGTGCATGACGACGTCATAGATGGATCAGATAAACGAAGAGGAAAGAGTACCATCAATGAAGTGTGGGGTGAAAAAAAG GCCATCTTGGCTGGAGATTTCATCCTCTCAGTTGCCTCCATGGCCATGGCTCGTATTGGTAACAACACAGTGGTAAAAGTGTTCGCCCAGGTGATTGAGGATCTGGTTCGAG GTGAATTTATGCAGCTGGGCTCAAAAGAGAACGAGAACGAGAGATTCAAACACTACCTCGAGAAAACTTTCAAGAAGACAGCGAGTCTTATTGCAAACAGTTGTAAAGCA GTATCCGTTCTGGTAAATTCTGATCCTGAAGTTCATGAAATAGCCTACCAGTATGGTAGGAATGTTGGCATTGCATTTCAG CTGGTGGATGATGTCTTGGACTTCACCTCAGGGACCAATCAGCTGGGGAAGCCCTCGGCTGCAGATCTCAAACTGGGCTTGGCCACTGGACCGGTCCTGTTTGCTTGTCAACAA TTTCCTGAGCTCCATTCAATGATCATGAGGCGTTTCAGCTTAAAAGGAGACATAGAACGAGCCTGGCAATTCGTCTTTCAG AGCGATGGCGTGCAACAGACCGAATACTTGGCCAAGCGCTACGGTCAGGAGGCCGTGAGGCAGATCAGTAGGCTCAGGCCGTCGGCAGAGAGAGACGCGCTCATCAGCCTTACTGAGATGGTGCTTACCAGAGACAAGTGA